A genome region from Mesorhizobium sp. B2-1-8 includes the following:
- a CDS encoding MotA/TolQ/ExbB proton channel family protein — translation MALLRSFGMGRRSDVLIYDPHKLSSPQVFLLTMVIFLAIVAFIVAILTRQVTTAFVTNPGLNGLIVGVLVVGILLAFTQVGRLFREVRWVNSFRAGSETTEPVLLAPMKAMIGRSSSMAFSTSSMRTMLDSIATRLDESRDTSRYLVGLLVFLGLLGTFWGLLNTIGSIRETIQSLDPGTGDAAAVLDSLKQGLSAPLAGMGTAFSSSLFGLSGSLVLGFLDLQAGRAQTRFYTELENWLSSVTDLSSDIVVSDPARTEPSDEIRLLSERLRSMQENGGGSNPRVATAMANLADGISGLVKNMRSEQQIMRDWVEAQSDEQKAMRNTLEKIADALKKPGVH, via the coding sequence ATGGCTTTACTCAGATCCTTCGGCATGGGCAGGCGCTCCGACGTGCTCATCTACGATCCGCACAAATTGTCGAGCCCGCAGGTTTTTCTGCTGACCATGGTCATCTTCCTGGCCATCGTCGCCTTCATCGTCGCCATCCTGACCCGCCAGGTCACGACGGCATTCGTCACCAATCCCGGCCTCAACGGCCTGATCGTCGGCGTACTCGTGGTCGGTATCCTGCTGGCCTTCACGCAGGTCGGGCGGCTGTTTCGCGAGGTGCGCTGGGTCAACTCCTTCCGCGCCGGCTCGGAGACCACGGAACCGGTGCTGCTGGCGCCTATGAAGGCGATGATAGGACGCTCGTCGTCCATGGCCTTTTCGACCAGTTCGATGCGTACCATGCTCGATTCCATCGCCACGCGCCTCGACGAGAGCCGCGACACCTCGCGCTACCTGGTAGGCCTGCTGGTGTTCCTCGGCCTGCTTGGCACCTTCTGGGGCCTGTTGAACACGATCGGCTCGATCCGCGAGACCATCCAATCGCTCGATCCCGGCACGGGTGATGCCGCGGCGGTGCTCGATTCGCTGAAGCAGGGCCTGTCGGCGCCGCTGGCCGGCATGGGCACCGCCTTCTCGTCCTCGCTGTTCGGCCTGTCCGGCTCGCTCGTGCTCGGCTTCCTCGACCTGCAGGCCGGCCGCGCCCAGACGCGCTTCTACACCGAACTCGAAAACTGGCTGTCCTCGGTCACCGACCTGTCGTCCGACATCGTCGTTTCCGACCCGGCCAGGACCGAACCCTCCGACGAAATCCGGCTGCTGTCGGAACGGCTGCGCAGCATGCAGGAGAATGGCGGCGGCTCCAACCCGCGCGTCGCCACCGCCATGGCCAATCTCGCCGACGGCATTTCCGGCCTGGTCAAGAACATGCGTTCCGAGCAGCAGATCATGCGCGATTGGGTCGAAGCCCAGTCCGACGAGCAGAAGGCGATGCGCAACACGCTGGAAAAGATCGCCGACGCGCTGAAGAAGCCCGGGGTGCACTAG
- a CDS encoding carboxypeptidase M32 — translation MSFHKLDDLGHKLEALEHALAILGADEATHMAVGGGEKRAEAMAALAGMYHTRATAPEISDWIAAAEGEALDNEQRAALAELRRQYTNLTCLPVEFVERQTTARMRCEQLWRDLRAKNDWAGFQPALEGVVALVREEAALRSDVLGLAPYDALMEQYDPGNRTEDITPVFADLKAFLRGFVPEALAIQDARLRKHPLKPLAGTYAIDRQRELGLAMMAAVGFDLTHGSLSVSHHPFCGGVPSDVRITTRYKTSDFLSALMGVLHETGHALYEQNLPKAWSHWPLGKARGMAVHESQSLFVEKQIGRNPAFWHWALPVVEKHLGEAWSLDDLLPHVHRVERGLIRVDADEVTYPLHVILRYELEQELVSGRLEVADLPEAWDAKMRDYLGLSTIDNPADGPMQDVHWPGAAFGYFPSYTLGAMMAAQQWAALVREHPSADDDLAKGNFAAINDWRRKKIWSQGSRWSTPDLLERATGERLNATYFTEHLRKRYGTA, via the coding sequence ATGTCCTTTCACAAACTCGACGACCTCGGTCACAAGCTGGAAGCGCTTGAACATGCGCTGGCCATCCTCGGCGCCGATGAAGCAACGCACATGGCGGTCGGCGGTGGCGAGAAGCGCGCCGAAGCGATGGCCGCCCTGGCCGGCATGTATCACACCAGGGCGACCGCGCCGGAAATATCGGACTGGATCGCGGCCGCCGAAGGCGAGGCACTGGACAATGAGCAACGAGCGGCTCTCGCCGAACTGCGGCGGCAATACACCAACCTGACCTGTCTGCCGGTCGAATTCGTCGAACGCCAGACGACGGCGCGCATGCGTTGCGAGCAGCTATGGCGCGACCTGCGCGCCAAGAACGACTGGGCTGGCTTCCAGCCGGCGCTCGAGGGCGTGGTGGCGCTGGTGCGCGAAGAGGCAGCCCTGCGCTCCGACGTGCTCGGCCTTGCCCCCTATGATGCGCTGATGGAACAATATGACCCCGGCAACCGCACGGAGGACATCACCCCCGTCTTCGCCGACCTGAAGGCCTTCCTTAGAGGCTTCGTGCCGGAGGCGCTGGCGATCCAGGACGCGCGGCTGCGCAAGCATCCGTTGAAGCCGCTTGCGGGCACCTATGCCATCGACCGCCAGCGCGAACTCGGCCTTGCCATGATGGCGGCGGTCGGTTTCGACCTGACGCATGGCTCGCTGTCGGTGTCGCACCATCCGTTCTGCGGCGGCGTGCCGAGCGACGTGCGCATCACCACCCGCTACAAGACATCGGATTTCCTGTCGGCGCTGATGGGCGTGCTGCATGAGACCGGCCATGCGCTCTATGAACAGAACCTGCCCAAGGCATGGTCGCACTGGCCGCTCGGCAAGGCCCGCGGCATGGCCGTGCATGAAAGCCAGAGCTTGTTCGTCGAAAAGCAGATCGGCCGCAATCCCGCCTTCTGGCACTGGGCGCTGCCGGTGGTGGAAAAGCATCTCGGCGAAGCCTGGTCGCTCGATGATCTTCTGCCGCATGTGCATCGCGTCGAGCGCGGCCTGATCCGCGTGGATGCCGACGAGGTGACCTATCCCCTGCATGTTATCCTGCGCTACGAACTGGAGCAGGAACTCGTCTCGGGCAGGCTGGAGGTGGCTGATCTGCCCGAAGCCTGGGATGCCAAGATGCGCGACTATCTCGGTCTCTCCACCATTGACAATCCGGCCGATGGGCCGATGCAGGACGTGCACTGGCCGGGTGCCGCCTTCGGCTATTTTCCCTCCTACACGCTGGGCGCGATGATGGCGGCGCAGCAATGGGCCGCGCTGGTGCGCGAACATCCTTCAGCCGACGACGACCTTGCGAAAGGGAATTTCGCGGCCATCAACGACTGGCGCCGCAAGAAGATATGGTCGCAGGGGTCGCGCTGGTCGACGCCTGACCTGCTCGAACGCGCCACCGGCGAAAGACTCAACGCCACGTATTTCACGGAGCATTTGCGCAAACGATATGGAACCGCGTGA
- a CDS encoding DUF1304 domain-containing protein: protein MIGNILVGLVASIHVYIVYLEMVLWDTPRGHKTFRLTPEFASASKVLAANQGLYNGFLAAGLIWGLTLGAAGFQVKVFFLSCVAIAGLYGAATVGRMILYIQTVPAVVALIAIWLGW from the coding sequence ATGATCGGCAACATTCTGGTCGGGCTGGTGGCCTCGATCCATGTCTACATTGTCTATCTCGAGATGGTGCTTTGGGATACGCCGCGCGGGCACAAGACATTCCGCCTGACGCCGGAATTCGCCAGCGCCTCCAAAGTGCTCGCCGCCAATCAGGGGCTCTACAACGGATTTCTCGCCGCCGGTCTGATCTGGGGGCTCACCCTCGGCGCCGCCGGTTTCCAGGTCAAGGTCTTCTTTCTGTCGTGCGTAGCCATTGCAGGTCTCTATGGCGCGGCGACGGTCGGCCGCATGATCCTTTACATCCAGACCGTGCCGGCGGTGGTCGCCCTGATCGCGATCTGGCTCGGTTGGTAG
- a CDS encoding peptidoglycan -binding protein has product MALARGRRTDRRIDYWPGFVDALSTLLLAIMFLLTVFVLAQFLLGREISGKDTALSRLNSQINELTQLLALERSTTQDKQDSLANLQASLSAAQAEKSRLEQLLAQGAGAGDAANQRAAQLGGELDNQRQISQQALSQVEILNQQIAALRKQIGALEDALNVSETRDRDSNTKIADLGRRLNVALAQRVQELNRYRSDFFGRLREILADRENIRIVGDRFVFQSEVLFPTGSEVINDAGKVEMKKLADAIIELQKEIPPEINWVLRVDGHTDNKPLSGNGRYRDNWELSTARSTSVVKFLIENGVPANRLVAAGFGEFQPLDPADTDEARNKNRRIELKLTER; this is encoded by the coding sequence ATGGCGCTTGCCAGGGGCCGGCGTACCGATCGCCGCATCGACTATTGGCCGGGCTTCGTCGACGCGCTGTCGACGCTGTTGCTCGCCATCATGTTCCTGCTCACCGTTTTCGTGCTGGCGCAGTTCCTGCTCGGCCGCGAAATCTCCGGCAAGGACACGGCACTGTCGCGCCTCAACTCCCAGATCAACGAACTGACCCAGCTTCTGGCGCTGGAGCGCTCGACGACGCAGGACAAGCAGGATTCGCTCGCCAATCTGCAGGCATCGCTGTCGGCGGCGCAGGCGGAGAAGAGCCGGCTCGAACAGTTGCTGGCACAAGGTGCCGGCGCGGGCGACGCCGCCAACCAGCGTGCCGCGCAGTTGGGCGGTGAACTCGACAACCAACGCCAGATCAGCCAGCAGGCGCTGAGCCAGGTCGAGATCCTCAACCAGCAGATCGCGGCCTTGCGCAAGCAGATCGGCGCGCTCGAGGATGCCCTCAACGTCTCCGAAACGCGCGATCGCGATTCCAACACCAAGATCGCGGATCTCGGCCGTCGCCTGAACGTGGCGCTGGCGCAGCGCGTGCAGGAATTGAACCGCTACCGTTCCGATTTCTTCGGGCGCCTGCGCGAAATCCTCGCCGACCGCGAGAACATCCGCATCGTCGGCGACCGCTTCGTGTTCCAGTCGGAAGTGCTGTTCCCGACCGGCTCGGAAGTGATCAACGATGCCGGCAAGGTCGAAATGAAGAAGCTCGCCGACGCCATCATCGAATTGCAGAAAGAGATCCCGCCGGAGATCAACTGGGTGCTGCGCGTCGACGGTCACACCGACAACAAGCCGCTGTCCGGCAATGGCCGTTACCGCGACAATTGGGAACTGTCGACGGCGCGCTCGACCTCGGTGGTCAAGTTCCTGATCGAGAACGGCGTGCCGGCCAACCGGCTGGTCGCCGCCGGCTTCGGCGAGTTCCAGCCGCTCGATCCCGCCGACACCGACGAAGCGCGCAACAAGAACCGCCGCATTGAACTGAAGCTCACCGAACGGTGA